One genomic segment of Aliarcobacter cibarius includes these proteins:
- a CDS encoding replication initiation protein, translating into MKKDVLMTKQQLLAEEQKKLFKNRKVVQLNKFIKGDVSPFTVNDLKIFKLIISKVDSKDSLFQDFYEITTDEIRHLNINEKHLYSETKKSLKRLANIYITFEEENSFREVGLIRNDFKFDKYSKKILINFNDDMSEYLINLKKNFFMYDLIDIVNFKYKHTLKLYEYFKSNSLNVIKLKVETIKEILDLKNKYIRYTNFKKDVIEVIIDEINTSSNTLYLKYSEEKIGPKVEYIIFHVTRINSDVLLEGSISESRPYSYLYEKECKYLGKYYTVQSVTLEDNLIVLKEQHSNNQTNIVCENRDKLEEQLKKLFPNDFVQDSKDTELDEIERLSAIKDFRAFKSKVVEKFRGKEIGNNMPGFDEDTIFKIDEDSGYLFNTETGKIITKEESLVIWKYLYNNKDKVGQVQIIKPEFINNIEQFINKIIYITKNDSFGNKESIKYVVTDIKEELDSKGITKYRLHINNLEDPTQDVEKSKSLLTFEQIKLFIEENSVEKNYSSYNE; encoded by the coding sequence ATGAAAAAAGATGTTTTAATGACAAAGCAACAACTATTAGCGGAAGAGCAAAAAAAACTGTTTAAAAATAGAAAAGTTGTTCAACTTAATAAATTTATAAAAGGTGATGTCTCTCCCTTTACAGTAAATGATTTAAAAATATTCAAGCTTATCATATCAAAAGTAGATAGTAAAGATTCTCTTTTTCAAGATTTTTATGAAATAACAACTGATGAAATTAGACATCTCAACATTAACGAAAAGCATTTATACAGTGAAACAAAAAAATCTTTAAAAAGATTAGCTAATATTTATATTACTTTTGAAGAAGAAAACTCTTTTAGAGAAGTAGGGCTTATTAGAAATGATTTTAAATTTGATAAGTATTCAAAGAAGATATTAATTAATTTTAATGATGATATGAGTGAATACTTAATAAATTTAAAGAAAAATTTCTTCATGTACGATTTAATAGATATTGTTAATTTTAAATATAAACATACTTTAAAACTTTATGAATATTTTAAATCAAATTCTTTAAATGTAATCAAACTAAAAGTAGAGACAATTAAAGAGATATTGGATTTAAAAAATAAGTATATTAGATATACTAACTTTAAAAAAGATGTAATTGAAGTAATTATTGATGAAATTAATACTAGTTCAAATACTCTTTATTTGAAATACTCTGAAGAAAAAATTGGACCAAAAGTTGAATATATTATATTTCATGTAACTAGAATAAATAGTGATGTTTTATTAGAAGGTTCAATTAGTGAAAGTAGACCATATTCATACTTATATGAAAAAGAGTGTAAATATTTAGGAAAATATTATACAGTGCAAAGTGTTACTTTAGAAGATAATCTAATAGTATTAAAAGAGCAACATTCAAATAATCAAACAAATATAGTTTGTGAAAATAGAGATAAATTAGAAGAACAACTTAAAAAACTATTTCCTAATGATTTTGTTCAAGATAGTAAAGATACAGAATTAGATGAAATTGAAAGATTAAGTGCAATAAAAGATTTTAGAGCCTTTAAATCAAAAGTTGTTGAGAAATTTAGAGGTAAAGAAATTGGTAATAATATGCCAGGATTTGATGAAGATACAATATTCAAAATAGATGAAGATAGTGGTTATTTATTTAATACTGAAACTGGAAAAATTATTACTAAAGAAGAAAGTTTAGTAATTTGGAAATATCTATACAACAATAAAGATAAAGTAGGGCAAGTACAAATAATAAAACCAGAGTTTATTAATAATATAGAACAGTTTATTAATAAAATTATATATATTACAAAAAACGACTCTTTTGGAAACAAAGAGAGTATAAAATATGTTGTAACGGATATAAAAGAAGAGTTAGATAGCAAAGGTATAACAAAATACAGATTACATATAAATAATCTAGAGGATCCAACTCAAGATGTTGAGAAATCAAAATCACTTTTAACATTTGAGCAAATTAAGTTATTTATTGAAGAAAATAGCGTTGAAAAAAATTACTCGTCATATAACGAATAA
- a CDS encoding DnaB-like helicase C-terminal domain-containing protein, with product MDFTNILNIERLILSSIIFDYEQIFEVSLILKKDDFYLKAHQDIYEVMLNLQEEGLPIDEEFIRNRISRENFNENILLDIVSSKPITEPQAYALELKESSKLRKLEYLSKNIIVNISNEKNSQDIITNIHINIENIENETLQKIPSIKDTIKEIKEDMKKASLNGSKILGQSSGLDALDNIIGAFEDGDLIVIAARPSMGKTSIISTIATQALKDKNGVLIESLEMPRKKIVSRLIASKSGESLTDLKKGLIRNIDNFNEAVDFYENSELIIHDKAYPTILELQNRIKVTLRKNPNIKNVFIDHTGKIQLLGKTREDIEIGHISAMLKKIARDYNIRVFLLQQLNRSLESRENKRPMLSDLKNSGNIEEDADIVLGLYRDAYYKKEKNKPSMFSQGNIEDAEILILKNRDGRVGTAKVSFEGKSARFLNKVENEPTIIEFE from the coding sequence TTGGATTTTACAAATATACTAAATATTGAAAGATTGATTTTAAGTTCAATTATTTTTGACTATGAACAGATTTTTGAAGTTTCATTAATTTTAAAAAAAGATGATTTTTATTTAAAAGCACATCAAGACATATATGAGGTCATGTTAAATCTACAGGAAGAGGGTTTACCAATTGATGAGGAGTTTATTAGAAATAGAATTTCAAGAGAGAATTTCAATGAAAATATTTTATTAGATATAGTAAGCTCAAAACCAATTACAGAACCACAAGCTTATGCTTTGGAGCTTAAAGAGAGTTCTAAATTAAGAAAATTAGAGTATCTTTCTAAAAATATTATAGTTAATATAAGTAATGAAAAAAATAGTCAAGATATTATTACTAATATTCATATTAATATAGAAAATATTGAAAATGAAACTTTACAAAAGATTCCTTCAATAAAAGATACGATTAAAGAGATCAAAGAAGATATGAAAAAAGCTTCACTAAATGGATCTAAAATTTTGGGACAAAGCAGTGGATTAGATGCTTTAGATAATATTATTGGTGCTTTTGAAGATGGAGATTTAATTGTAATTGCAGCAAGACCTTCTATGGGTAAAACAAGTATTATTTCAACAATAGCAACACAAGCTTTAAAAGATAAAAATGGTGTATTAATAGAATCTTTAGAAATGCCTAGAAAAAAAATTGTAAGTAGATTAATTGCATCAAAATCTGGAGAAAGTTTAACTGATTTAAAAAAAGGATTAATTAGAAATATTGATAACTTTAATGAAGCAGTTGATTTTTACGAAAATTCTGAATTAATTATACATGATAAAGCATATCCAACAATTTTAGAACTCCAAAATAGAATAAAAGTAACTTTAAGAAAAAATCCTAATATAAAAAATGTATTTATTGATCATACAGGTAAAATTCAACTATTAGGAAAAACTAGGGAAGATATAGAAATAGGTCATATTAGTGCAATGTTAAAGAAAATTGCAAGAGATTATAACATTAGAGTTTTTTTACTTCAACAATTAAATAGATCATTAGAGTCACGAGAAAATAAAAGACCTATGTTAAGTGATTTAAAAAATTCTGGAAACATTGAGGAAGATGCAGATATTGTTTTAGGTTTATACAGAGATGCTTATTATAAAAAAGAAAAAAATAAACCAAGCATGTTTAGTCAAGGCAATATAGAGGATGCAGAGATATTAATTTTGAAAAATAGAGATGGTAGAGTAGGTACGGCTAAAGTTTCTTTTGAAGGAAAATCTGCAAGATTTCTCAATAAAGTAGAAAATGAACCTACAATTATTGAGTTTGAATAG
- a CDS encoding PH domain-containing protein, with protein MYYIIILYTTEQAITNKRVVFKNGLIARKTEEMNLNRVETVEVEQSILGRIFGYGNVKLTGTGSSFVIFKFVEDPLEVRKSITETLSE; from the coding sequence TTGTACTATATAATAATTCTTTATACAACGGAACAGGCTATTACAAATAAAAGAGTAGTATTTAAAAATGGTTTAATTGCTAGAAAAACAGAAGAAATGAATTTAAATAGAGTAGAAACTGTTGAAGTAGAACAAAGTATATTAGGTAGAATATTTGGATATGGTAATGTTAAATTAACAGGAACTGGATCTAGCTTTGTAATATTTAAATTTGTTGAAGATCCCTTAGAAGTTAGAAAAAGTATTACTGAAACATTATCTGAGTGA
- a CDS encoding type II toxin-antitoxin system HipA family toxin, which translates to MVIVKAWDKEVGQLVDNKKGSILFKYSDENLLEFSPIKMRIGNRSVQNFSHIKYQYGLPGLISDNLPGRYGMEYMDRFLFEHLKRKPTILERLKFLGTHTIGALEFHPSEYDTNEYKEILSISNLYKESKNLLDKENKELNNAQAALKTLIAISNSAGGGARAKATVGFNKKDNTISLLRKQDELKEEYLPVIIKYDDKDISMYPMLDSKYKDASIPTKLEYIYYLFAKQLDITMSECQLLVCEGHTHFLTYRFDRIKEQRFHMHSFAGLMHIDPADTTNDYIDLLRCANKLNISSSQIEQIVKLMLFNAIFGNKDDHAANFSFLMNNIGKWAFAPAYDLTYASNGYHQMYVGVNVLNRITYDKLQEQVKPFGISDTFLKETIKKMIDLKHSQLVKTFLDYEIPESFAKHILQDTKAVDELLTKGV; encoded by the coding sequence ATGGTAATTGTAAAAGCATGGGATAAAGAAGTAGGACAGCTTGTTGATAATAAAAAAGGTTCTATTTTATTTAAATATTCAGATGAGAACCTTTTAGAATTTTCTCCTATTAAAATGCGAATAGGAAATAGAAGTGTGCAAAATTTTAGTCATATTAAATATCAATATGGTTTACCTGGTCTTATAAGTGATAATTTACCAGGTAGATATGGTATGGAATATATGGATAGATTTCTATTTGAACATTTAAAAAGAAAGCCAACTATACTTGAAAGACTAAAATTTTTAGGAACTCATACAATTGGTGCTTTAGAGTTTCATCCATCAGAGTATGATACAAATGAGTATAAAGAGATACTAAGTATTTCTAATTTATATAAAGAATCTAAAAATTTATTAGATAAAGAGAATAAAGAACTTAACAATGCCCAAGCAGCTTTAAAAACATTAATTGCCATTTCAAATTCTGCAGGTGGTGGTGCTAGAGCAAAAGCAACGGTTGGGTTTAATAAAAAAGATAACACTATTAGTCTATTACGAAAACAAGATGAATTGAAAGAGGAATATTTACCTGTAATAATAAAATATGATGATAAAGATATCTCTATGTATCCTATGTTAGATAGTAAATATAAAGATGCATCTATACCTACAAAGTTAGAATATATATACTATTTATTTGCTAAACAATTAGACATTACAATGAGTGAGTGTCAACTGCTAGTTTGTGAAGGTCATACTCACTTCTTAACTTATAGATTTGATAGAATAAAAGAACAAAGATTTCATATGCACTCATTTGCTGGTTTAATGCATATTGATCCAGCAGATACAACAAATGATTATATTGACCTTTTAAGATGTGCCAATAAATTAAACATTTCAAGTTCACAAATAGAACAAATTGTAAAACTAATGCTATTTAATGCAATATTTGGAAATAAAGATGACCATGCAGCTAATTTTTCATTTCTTATGAATAATATTGGAAAATGGGCATTTGCTCCTGCATATGATTTAACATATGCAAGTAATGGTTATCATCAGATGTATGTTGGTGTTAATGTTTTAAATAGAATAACTTACGATAAGTTACAAGAGCAAGTTAAGCCTTTTGGTATTAGTGATACTTTTTTAAAAGAAACAATTAAAAAAATGATAGATTTAAAGCATAGTCAATTAGTAAAAACATTTTTAGATTATGAGATACCAGAAAGTTTTGCAAAACATATATTACAAGATACAAAAGCTGTAGATGAGCTTTTAACTAAAGGAGTTTAA
- a CDS encoding HipA domain-containing protein, whose protein sequence is MQLIGKDTTGALTFNLEHNTFITSFREITISELSHRIKDRKNVPIAVWDGNVRLSVAGVQDKLPITILDNKFGFGEGELASTHILKFESNDDNLVLNEYLSLKLASIAGLKTPNIQIVNFEDEIVLQVERFDREMISKNIFENNIIQTRSECGHQYRFS, encoded by the coding sequence ATTCAGCTAATTGGTAAAGATACAACAGGTGCATTAACTTTTAATTTAGAACATAATACATTTATAACAAGTTTTAGAGAAATTACAATTTCAGAATTATCACATAGAATAAAAGATAGAAAAAATGTACCTATTGCTGTTTGGGATGGAAATGTACGATTAAGTGTTGCAGGAGTTCAAGATAAATTACCAATTACAATTCTTGATAATAAATTTGGATTTGGAGAAGGAGAACTAGCATCAACACATATTTTAAAATTTGAATCAAATGATGATAATTTAGTTCTTAACGAATATTTATCTCTAAAATTAGCCTCTATTGCTGGATTAAAAACTCCAAATATTCAAATAGTAAATTTTGAAGATGAAATAGTCCTTCAAGTTGAAAGATTTGATAGAGAAATGATATCTAAGAACATATTTGAAAATAATATTATTCAAACACGTTCGGAATGTGGACATCAATATCGTTTTTCCTGA
- a CDS encoding helix-turn-helix domain-containing protein, whose product MAKNVKISTIPNNNVITDVKDFGKHLKYKRTSQGLTLVEAAQLCNINTTTLIRLEKGSDGVRLSTALYVAKMFGLKLILE is encoded by the coding sequence ATGGCAAAAAATGTAAAAATATCTACTATTCCTAACAACAATGTTATTACAGATGTAAAAGATTTTGGGAAACATCTAAAATATAAAAGAACAAGTCAAGGTTTGACTTTGGTTGAAGCAGCACAACTTTGTAATATTAATACTACAACTTTAATTAGGCTAGAAAAAGGCTCAGATGGTGTTAGATTATCAACAGCTTTATATGTGGCAAAAATGTTTGGCTTAAAACTAATATTGGAATAA